CCATCCACATCGTCTACCCGACCTCGCGCCTGCTCTCGGCCAAGGTGCGCGCCTTCATCGATCTCGTGGTGGAGAAGACCCAGTGGAAATTTGGCTAGGCTCAGCCGTTCTTTGGCACCACGCGGAACGTCCCGCTCGCCCGCGCGATCGCAGCGCCGTCGGCCTTGATCAGGCTCTGGGCAAAGCAGATCGTCTTGCCTGACTTGATCACGTCGCTCTCGATCGAACACCATTGGCCGACCTCGGCGGAGCCGACGAAATCGATCGAGAGCGAGACCGTCACGAACGAGGTGGTCCAGCCTGTCGCCTGTGCGCAGCTATAGCCCATCGCGTTGTCGGCGAGCGCTGTGATCAGGCCGCCGTGGATCAAGCCACGGCCGTTGGTGTGCGGCCTTGCCAGATGGAGGCCAATGACGACGGAGCGGTCGGTCTTCTTTGCGTAGAGCGGCTCCCAGGGTTGGGTGAGCGGGCTCTTGCGGGAGAGCGGCTCGAAGCCTTCGGGAATGGCGATGCTGGTCATGTGCGTCTCACGTTGCCGATTGCCAGCATTGAACGCGATGGACGTGACGGACGCATCAATTACAAAGTTTTAAACGGAGTTTGCGCGCGTGTTTGAAACCGACGGCGCCGCCGCCTCGGCACCACTGTCATCGCCCGCGAAAGCGAGTGATCCAGTATTCCAGAGGCGGCGCGGCCAGAATCGAGAAGCCGCAGCCTACTGGATGCCCCGCTTTCGCGAGGCATGACAGCGAGGGTCAGAACGGCAGTCCCACATAGTTCTCCGACAGTGACGTCATGGCGGCCTGCGACTGCGTGACATAGTCGAGCTCGGCGAGCTGGATGCGCGCGCCGATGCTGCCATTGTCGGGGAATTTGTGCAGCATCGAGGTCATCCACCAGGAAAACCGCACCGCCTTCCAGACGCGCGCAAGCGCCCTGGCGGAATAGGCATCGATGCCGGCGCTCGATTTCTCGTCGTAGAACTCACGGAGCGCACCTGACAGGTAATGCGCATCGCTGGCGGCGAGATTCAGCCCCTTGGCCCCGGTCGGCGGCACGATGTGGGCGGCATCGCCGCACAGGAACATTTTGCCGAAGCGCATCGGCTCGGCGACGAAGCTGCGCAAGGGCGCGATGCTTTTCTCGATCGAGGGGCCCGTGACGAGGCTGTCGGCCGCCTCCTGGTCGAGCCGGCGCTTCAACTCGTCCCAGAAACGATCGTCCGGCCACTGATCGACATGGTCGTCGAGCGAGCACTGCACGTAATGCCGGCTGCGCTTCATCGAGCGCATGGTGCAGAGCGCAAAGCCGCGGGCATGGTTGGAATAGATCAGTTCGTGGCTGACCGGCGGCGTCTCGGACAAGATGCCAAGCCAGCCGAATGGATAGACCCGCTCGAACTCCTCGACCGCCGTATCAGGCACGCTGGCGCGGCTGACGCCGTGAAAGCCGTCGCAACCGGCAATGAAATCGCAATCGAGCGTGTGGGTGACACCATCCTTGAGCCAGGTTACACGCGGGTGACTGCCGTCGAAATCATGGGGCTGCACGTCCTTGGCCTCATAAACGGTGGTGAGACCGGCGGCCTTGCGCGCATCCATGAGGTCGAGCGTGACCTCGGTCTGGCCATAGATCATCACCGTCTTGCCGGTGGCGGCCTTCATGTCGATGCGGTGACGACGGCCGGCAAAGGCGAGTTCGATGCCTTCATGCAACAGGCCTTCGGCATGTGCTCGTGCGCCGGCGCCGACCTGATCCAGCAGTGCAACAGTCCCTTCCTCGAGAAGGCCCGCGCGGATGCGACCGAGCACGTAATCCGGGCTCTGCCGCTCGAGAATGAAATTGTCGATGCCGTATTGGTGCAGAAGTTGCCCAAGCAGCAAGCCCGCCGGCCCGGCCCCGATGATTGCGACTTTTGTCCGCAATACTTGCTCCTCCCGATCCTGTAGGCTTTCGCCGCGGCTCGCTTGTCGCGTTGATCCGCGCAGGATAATTATAACATATAACGGTTGGGCAAAAGGGGAGGCTGGTCGCCCGGGCAGCGGCAAATCCATGCGACATCGCTGACTTAGATGACGCAGCAGATCCGGCTTGAACGCGCCGGCCAATTAGATAACATGTTAACTAACGAGACCGGGCCATCGAAGCCCGCCGTCACAAAGAGGGAGAGAACGAGATGAGGAAGGCCTGTCTGGCTTTGCTGCTGGCAGCAAGCGTGAGCCCTGCGTTCGCGCAGGACAAAACTGTTGACCTGAAAGTCTCGCACTGGGTGCCGGCGTCGCATCCCCTGCAAAAGTCGCTCGAAGACTGGGTTGCAGCAGTGAACAAGGATTCCGGCGGCACCATCACCGGCAAGGTGTTTCCCGCCCAGCAGCTCGGCAAGGCGTTCGACCATTACGACATGGCGCGCGACGGCATTGCCGACGTCACTTACGTCAACCCCGGCTACCAGCCCGGCCGCTTCCCGATCATCGGTGCCGGCGAATTGCCGTTCCTGATCTCGGATGCAAAGGGTGGCTCGGAAGGTCTGGACGCCTGGTACCGCAAATATGCCGAGAAGGAGATGAAGGACGTCAAGTACTGCCTCGCCTTCGTCCACTCGCCTTCGTCCTTCCACTCCCGCACCAAGAAGATCGTGATGCCGGAGGACGTGAAGGGCATGAAGATCCGCCCCGCGCACGCCACCATGGCGAATTTCGTGACCTCGCTCGGCGGCACCAACGTGCAGTCGTCCGCGCCTGAGGTGCGCGACATCATCGAGCGCGGCGTCGCCGACGCGGTGACCTTCCCCTGGGGTTCGCTGGTGCTGTTCGGCATCGACAAGGTAACCAAGTACGACATGGACGCGCCGCTCTACACCACGACCTTCGTGTTCGTGATCAACAAGGACAAATACAATGCGATGTCCGACAAGCAGAAGGCCGCGATCGACAAGAACTGCTCGACCGAGATGGCCGGCGTGGTCGGCGAGTATTGGGGCAAGTTCGAGGACGGCGGCATCGACAAAGTGAAGGCGGAGTCGGATCACGAGGTCTACAAGCTGACTCCGGACCAGACCGCCGCCTGGAAGAAGGCCGCCGAGCCGCTGGTCAAGACCTGGGGTGAGGGCGCCAAGAAGGCCGGCATCGATCCCGACGCGGCGCTTAGCGAGCTGAAGGCGTCGCTGAAGAAGTACAACGCGCTGGCGGAATAGTTTCCGTCGAAACAGAGGCGGCGGCGGGAATCGTTCCGCCGCCGTTTTCCTGCAAACTTGAGGACCCTTCACCCATGAAGCGCTCATGGATGGACCGCGTGATCGATTCGATCGAATGGATCGCCGCCGCGTTCGTCGGCATCGTCGCGCTCGACATCTTTCTGTCGGTGCTGCTGCGCAACACGCTGAACTATTCGATCCCCGACTCCTTCGACATCGGTCGCATGCTGCTCGGCATCCTGATCTTCTGGGGTATCGCGGCGACCTCCTATCGCGGCACCCACATCACTGTGGACCTCGTCTGGGGCAATGTCGGACCGCGCTACCAACGCTGGATCGACGTGTTCGCGACGCTGGTACTGTTGTTCGTCGTCACGGTGCAGACCTGGACGCTGTTCGACAAGGTGCGCGGCACCTACAACGACAATGTCGAGACCTTCGACATGCACATGCCGACCTGGCCGTTCTTCGCAATCGCCTGGATCGGCGACGTCTCGGCCGTTCTGCTGATCGCGATCCGCACCTACCGACTGATCTTCCATCCTGAAGAGATGCACGACCCCAAGTTGAAGGCGACCGAATAATCATGAGCACCGATGCCGTCGCCGTAATCGGCTTCATCTCCCTTTTCGCCTTGATGCTGCTGCGCGTGCCCGTCGGCATGGCCATGGGTCTCGTCGGCGTGTCCGGCTTCTCCTATCTGGTCGGCGCAACGCCGGCGCTGAAACTGGTCGGCCAGACCTCGATGCGCACGGTCACCGACTACACGTTCGGCGTCATCCCGATGTTCCTGCTGATGGGCTCCTTCGTCAGCAACTCCGGCATGAGCCGCGAGCTGTTCCGCGCCGCCAACGGTTTTGTCGGACACCTACGCGGCGGGCTCGGCATCGCGACCGTCGGCGCCTGCGGCGGCTTTGCCGCGATCTGCGGCTCCTCGGTGGCGACCGCCGCGACCTTCTCCGCCGTTGCCTATCCGGAGATGCGCCGCTTCGGCTATCCGCAATCGTTTGCCACGGGCGTGATCGCAGCCGGCGGCACCCTTGGCGCGATGCTGCCGCCCTCCACCGTGCTCGCCGTCTACGGCATCATCACCGAGCAGGACATCGGCAAGCTCTTCATCGCCGGCATCATCCCCGGCCTGCTGGCGATGACCATGTACATGATCACGATCTTCCTGATCGGCTATTTCCGCCCCGACTTCCTGCCCAAGGGCAAGGTGCTGCCCTGGCGCGAGCGTTTCGCCGGGCTGAAAGACATCTGGGCGCCGGTGCTGCTGTTCGTGTTCGTGATCGGTGGCCTCTACGGCCTGCCGTTCCTGCCGCGTTTCACCCCAACCGAGGCCGGCGGCGTTGGCGCGACCGGCGCGTTCATCATCGGCGTGGTCACGGGACGGCTCGATCGGGAGAAGATCCTGGCTTCGCTGCTCCAGGCGACGCGCACCGCGGCCGCAGTGTTCACCGTGCTGATCGGCGCACTGATTTTCGGTTATTTCCTGACGGTGACGCAGACACCCCAGAAGGTGACCGAATTCCTCACCGGTCTCGGCCTTGGCCCTTACGGCGTGCTGGCGCTGATCATGATGATGTATCTCGTGCTCGGCTGCCTGATGGACGCCATGGCGATGATCATCCTGACCGTGCCGATCATCTTCCCCGTGGTCACGCATCTCGGCTTCGATCCGATCTGGTTCGGCGTCATCATCGTGATGACCGTCGAGCTCGGCCTGATCCATCCGCCTGTGGGCATGAACGTCTTTGTCATCAAGAGCGTGGTGAAGGACGTCTCCTTCTCCACGATCTTCAAGGGCGTGATTCCGTTTGTAGCGACGGATCTCGTGCGCCTGGTGATCCTGATCGCCTTCCCGCTGCTGGCGACTTGGCTGCCGACGCGAATGATGGCGCACTAGCGAGGCGAAGCGATGACCACACCGACGCTCGAGACCAAATACGTCTTCACAATCACGGCGAAGATTAGCGACGTCGTCACCGTCGGCGAGACCGGCATCGGCGTCCGCCGCATCATCCCGATCATCGGCGGCGAGGTGAAGGGCGCGATATCAGGCAAGGTGCTCCCCTTTGGCGCCGACTTCCAGACCATCCGGCCCAACGAGCTGATCGATCTCGAAGCCAAATACGCGTTCGAGACCGACGACGGCGCAATCGTCTATGTCGAGAACAAGGGCATGCGCTTCGGCCCGGTCGAGCTCTTGCAAAAGCTCAAGCGTGGCGAGCCGGTTGATCCAAAGCTGATCTATTTCCGCACCGTGCCAAGATTCGAGACGGGGGACGAAAAGTATCGTTGGCTGATGGAGCACGTCTTTGTCGGCTCAGCGGCACGCCATGCTGATCGCGTGGTGATCGACGTTCATCAGGTGGTGTAACAACGTATCGACAAAATCTCTCGATGTGTATAAATACACACCATGAATTGCCGGGAGATTATCTCGGCCCTTCAAAGGGATGGCTGGGTCCAAGTGGCTCAAAAGGGGAGCCACGTGCAATTCAAGCACCGGTCGAAACCGGGCCGCGTGACCGTCCCTCATCCGAAGCGAGATATGCCGTTTGGAACTCTGAGAGCATCGAAAAGCAATCCGGCCTGAAGCTGAGGTAAGCGCCGTGCGTCATTATATCGGTTTGATCCACAAGGATACCGACAGCGATTTCGGAGTATCTTTTCCCGACCTGCCTGGAGTCGTGACCGCGGGAACCACGCTCGACGAAGCGCGCGATATGGCCGAGGAAGCACTGGCACTTCACCTGGAAGGCATGGCTGAAGACGGGGAAGCGATTCCCGAGCCATCATCGCTTGAAGCGATCATGTCGGACCCTGAGAACCGATCAGGCGTGGCCATTCTGGTTTCGGTCAAGAGCGACCAGCCAAAAATCGTGCGCGTCAATGTCACCCTGCCCGGTGACATCCTCGAGCAGATCGACAAATACGCCGAGACGCATGGGTACACCCGTTCCGGCCTGCTCGCTCAGGCTGCCAAGAAGATGATCGCGGAAATGGCCTAAGCCCTTCTCGCACACCATACTGGCCCATCTCGCGCGTCAGCGCCGCCTTTGCACATGCCATTGCGAGGCGCAGCATATTGACTCCTCCCAAATTCGTTATACAACATAACTATTCTGACAAGGACGCAAATGACACAGGGAAACGCCGAGACCGCTGGCGCGGGCGCCTCCGGGCTGCTTCAGATTGAGAGGGTGAACCGGGTTCTGACCGTGGGTCTGAACCGGCCGGCCAAACGCAATGCGCTCAATGACGGCATCATCCTCGAAATCGGCGAATGCTTTGCGTCCCTGCCCGAGGATATCGGTGCGGTGGTCATTCACGGCCTCGGCGACCATTTCTCCAGCGGGCTCGACCTCTCCGAGCTTCAGGACCACGACGCCACAGGCGGCCTTCTCCATTCCCAAATGTGGCACCGGGTGTTCGATCGCATCCAGTATAGCCGCGTCCCCGTCATCGCTGCGCTCAGGGGCGCCGTGATCGGCGGCGGG
This genomic interval from Bradyrhizobium guangzhouense contains the following:
- a CDS encoding PaaI family thioesterase, whose product is MTSIAIPEGFEPLSRKSPLTQPWEPLYAKKTDRSVVIGLHLARPHTNGRGLIHGGLITALADNAMGYSCAQATGWTTSFVTVSLSIDFVGSAEVGQWCSIESDVIKSGKTICFAQSLIKADGAAIARASGTFRVVPKNG
- the pobA gene encoding 4-hydroxybenzoate 3-monooxygenase, with the translated sequence MRTKVAIIGAGPAGLLLGQLLHQYGIDNFILERQSPDYVLGRIRAGLLEEGTVALLDQVGAGARAHAEGLLHEGIELAFAGRRHRIDMKAATGKTVMIYGQTEVTLDLMDARKAAGLTTVYEAKDVQPHDFDGSHPRVTWLKDGVTHTLDCDFIAGCDGFHGVSRASVPDTAVEEFERVYPFGWLGILSETPPVSHELIYSNHARGFALCTMRSMKRSRHYVQCSLDDHVDQWPDDRFWDELKRRLDQEAADSLVTGPSIEKSIAPLRSFVAEPMRFGKMFLCGDAAHIVPPTGAKGLNLAASDAHYLSGALREFYDEKSSAGIDAYSARALARVWKAVRFSWWMTSMLHKFPDNGSIGARIQLAELDYVTQSQAAMTSLSENYVGLPF
- a CDS encoding TRAP transporter substrate-binding protein — protein: MRKACLALLLAASVSPAFAQDKTVDLKVSHWVPASHPLQKSLEDWVAAVNKDSGGTITGKVFPAQQLGKAFDHYDMARDGIADVTYVNPGYQPGRFPIIGAGELPFLISDAKGGSEGLDAWYRKYAEKEMKDVKYCLAFVHSPSSFHSRTKKIVMPEDVKGMKIRPAHATMANFVTSLGGTNVQSSAPEVRDIIERGVADAVTFPWGSLVLFGIDKVTKYDMDAPLYTTTFVFVINKDKYNAMSDKQKAAIDKNCSTEMAGVVGEYWGKFEDGGIDKVKAESDHEVYKLTPDQTAAWKKAAEPLVKTWGEGAKKAGIDPDAALSELKASLKKYNALAE
- a CDS encoding TRAP transporter small permease encodes the protein MKRSWMDRVIDSIEWIAAAFVGIVALDIFLSVLLRNTLNYSIPDSFDIGRMLLGILIFWGIAATSYRGTHITVDLVWGNVGPRYQRWIDVFATLVLLFVVTVQTWTLFDKVRGTYNDNVETFDMHMPTWPFFAIAWIGDVSAVLLIAIRTYRLIFHPEEMHDPKLKATE
- a CDS encoding TRAP transporter large permease codes for the protein MSTDAVAVIGFISLFALMLLRVPVGMAMGLVGVSGFSYLVGATPALKLVGQTSMRTVTDYTFGVIPMFLLMGSFVSNSGMSRELFRAANGFVGHLRGGLGIATVGACGGFAAICGSSVATAATFSAVAYPEMRRFGYPQSFATGVIAAGGTLGAMLPPSTVLAVYGIITEQDIGKLFIAGIIPGLLAMTMYMITIFLIGYFRPDFLPKGKVLPWRERFAGLKDIWAPVLLFVFVIGGLYGLPFLPRFTPTEAGGVGATGAFIIGVVTGRLDREKILASLLQATRTAAAVFTVLIGALIFGYFLTVTQTPQKVTEFLTGLGLGPYGVLALIMMMYLVLGCLMDAMAMIILTVPIIFPVVTHLGFDPIWFGVIIVMTVELGLIHPPVGMNVFVIKSVVKDVSFSTIFKGVIPFVATDLVRLVILIAFPLLATWLPTRMMAH
- a CDS encoding DUF3237 domain-containing protein, giving the protein MTTPTLETKYVFTITAKISDVVTVGETGIGVRRIIPIIGGEVKGAISGKVLPFGADFQTIRPNELIDLEAKYAFETDDGAIVYVENKGMRFGPVELLQKLKRGEPVDPKLIYFRTVPRFETGDEKYRWLMEHVFVGSAARHADRVVIDVHQVV
- a CDS encoding type II toxin-antitoxin system HicB family antitoxin — translated: MRHYIGLIHKDTDSDFGVSFPDLPGVVTAGTTLDEARDMAEEALALHLEGMAEDGEAIPEPSSLEAIMSDPENRSGVAILVSVKSDQPKIVRVNVTLPGDILEQIDKYAETHGYTRSGLLAQAAKKMIAEMA